Sequence from the Candidatus Methylopumilus planktonicus genome:
TTAAGGTTATAAGTAATGAATAAAATCAATAATTAAAGTAAATATTAATGGTGGAGCTGGGGGGAATCGAACCCCCGTCCGTAAGTACTCTACAGAAAGTTCTACATGTTTAGCTATCGTTGTTTTTGTTTAACGGTTCAATCACCAACGAGCAAGCAATTTCGCCGCGAGTCACCTTAGTTTAATTATTAGTTAAGTGACCCAACCAATAACGAGTCTCTCTTTATGACGCTGCTGTGGTTGCCCACCCGACCGAGAGACACTTCGGTGCAGCGTCCAGCTGGATTAAGCAGCTAGAGCGTAAGTTTCGTCGTTTGCGACTATACTTGTTTCTAGATGGATTTACGAGGTAACTAGGCCTCGACATGCCCTCACCTGCTTTGCAACCCACGTCGAAACCGGGTCAGCCCCAAAGCAAGATCTCATTATACTACTTCTTGTTAGCCGCCCGTATGATTCTTGCCTTATCCCGCTCCCAGTCGCGTTCTTTTTCAGCGTTTCGCTTGTCGTATTGTTTTTTGCCTTTTGCCAAACCTATTTCAATTTTGATACGCCCACCCTTAAAGTGCATATCAATGGGTACTAAGGTGTACCCTGAACGCTCTACCTTACCGATGAGCTTTGCAATTTCTTCACTATGAAGTAAAAGTTTTCGGGTGCGGATCGCATCGGGACGAATGTGGGTTGAAGCAGCACCCATCGGTGTAATGTGGCAACCGATAAGATAAATCTCGCCCCTTTGAATAATGACGTAGGCTTCTTTTATGTTCGTGCGATTGTCACGAATGGCTTTGACTTCCCAGCCTTCCAATACGATACCGGCTTCATATTTTGCTTCGATGAAGTAGTCGTGAAAAGCTTTTTTGTTTTGAACAATGCTCATGGAAACTAACTAATCCTTTAAAATATGTATTTTACGCTAAATCAATTTATCCCATGCCTGATGTCAAAAAAAATGTGATTGTGAATCACTCGGTGGACCTGATGTTTAACCTTGTCGATCGCATTGAAGACTACCCCTTATTTTTACCCTGGTGTGGGGGCTCAGAAGTATTGGAACGAAATACTGAAATCACAAAAGCCTCTATTCATATTAAATACAGCGGAGTAAATCAAAGCTTCACCACACAAAACACAAAACACTATCCTGATCGCATTGATTTAAAATTAATCGATGGGCCTTTTAAAGTTTTGGAAGGTTATTGGATATTCCATAAAATTAATGAAGAAGCCTGCAGCATCGAATTTCATTTACATTACGAATTTGCAAATTTCATTTTAGATAAATTGATCTCGCCTATTTTCGGCCAAATCGCGAATACGTTTGTGGATGGATTTGTGACACAAGCTGATAAAATATATACAAAATAACTAAAGATTAAAGAGTGTTTTATGCCAAACGAAATTTTGATTGAAGTAGCCTACGCGCTGCCAAAAAAGCAGCTCATTATTCCTGTCAAAGTGAAAAAAGGGATTACAGCAGCAGAAGCGATTCAACTTTCAGGGATTGTTAAAAAATTCCCTGAAATTGATTTGAGTGTTAATCAAATTGGCATTTTTGGAAAACTCACACAATTGGATCACATCATGCGTGAACGGGATCGTATCGAAATCTATCGCCCTCTTATTGCTGACCCGAAAGAGATTAGACGTCAACGTGCGGCCGAAGGTAAGGTCATGAAAAAAGGTGGGGATAGCGCTTAAAACCCACGATTTCTTAGCCATAACGAGACTTTTTCTGTATAATTTCGTTTTGCGCAAAGGATCAAAAGATGCGTTTAATACAACAAGCACTCACTTTCGATGACGTGCTCCTCGTTCCAGCTCATTCCACAGTGTTGCCGCGTGAAGTGAATTTAACCACGCAACTCACCCGAAAAATCAAACTTCATATTCCTATTGTATCGGCTGCGATGGATACAGTGACTGAGTCACGTTTGGCCATAGCATTAGCCCAAGAAGGTGGACTCGGTATCATTCATAAAAATATGACGCCACAGGAACAGGCTTACCAAGTGTCCCGTGTGAAGCGTTTCGAGTCTGGTGTGGTGAATGATCCCATTACGATTGAACCTAATATGTCAGTCCGAGATGTCATGAACCTTACAGCACTTCATAAAATTTCAGGGTTACCTGTGATCGATGGTGGCAAGATTGTCGGTATCGTGACTAACCGAGATTTACGTTTTGAAACGAATCTCGATCAGCCTATTAAAAATATCATGACGCCGCGTGATCGATTGGTCACTGTGAAAGAAGGTGAATCCAAAGAAGAAGTGATTCGTTTACTTCATCACCATCGCTTAGAACGTGTTTTAGTGATCGATAAAAATGATGCGTTAAAAGGTTTAATTACGGTTAAAGATATCCAAAAATCATCCGACCATCCTTATGCATGTAAAGACGATAAAGGTCGACTTTGCGCAGGTGCCGCTGTCGGTGTGGGTGAAGGTACTGGAGAGCGTGTTGAATTATTAGCAAATGCTGGTGTTGATGTGATTGTGGTGGATACAGCGCACGGTCACGCGCAAGGGGTGATTGATCGCGTCACATGGGTTAAAAAACATTTCCCACATATCGAAGTGATCGGCGGCAATATTGCAACTGCTGATGCTGCAAAAGCACTAGTGGATGCGGGAGCTGATGGCGTAAAAGTAGGTATCGGTCCAGGCTCAATTTGCACCACACGGATTGTGGCAGGTGTCGGCATTCCACAAATTACTGCGATTAGTAATGTCGCTGAAGCATTAAGTAAACTTAATATTCCATTCATTGGTGATGGTGGTATTAGATTCTCAGGAGATGTCGCAAAAGCGATTGCTGCAGGTGCTAACTCTGTGATGTTAGGTTCGATGTTTGCAGGCACTGAAGAAGCACCAGGTGAGGTTGAACTCTTCCAAGGTAGATCTTATAAATCCTATCGCGGCATGGGTTCTATTGGTGCGATGCAAAAAGGATCGTCTGATCGTTACTTCCAAGACTCTGAAAACAATGCAGATAAATTAGTACCCGAAGGTATTGAAGGACGTGTCCCTTATAAAGGGAGTGTGATTAGTGTGATTCATCAATTGATGGGTGGGCTTCGTGCTTCCATGGGTTATGTTGGCGCAAGAAACATCGATGAGATGCGTAATAAAGCGAATTTTGTGCAAATCACAAGTGCAGGTATGCGCGAATCCCATGTGCATGATGTGCAGATCACTAAAGAGGCTCCCAATTACCGTGTTGATTAATTTAAATCTATCAACCAAAAAGCCTCCGACCAAGGAGGCTTTTTAAATCCTATGGATAAAATTCTTATACTCGACTTTGGCTCCCAATACACACAACTCATCGCACGTCGTGTGCGAGAGATGCATGTCTATTCGGAACTTTATTCGCATGACATGAATGAAGAAGACATCAAAGCATTTAATCCAAAAGGTATTATTTTGTCAGGCGGGCCTAATTCAGTTTATGAATCAGATACACCTATCGCACCTCCGATCGTTTTTGATCTTGGCGTTCCTGTCTTAGGTATTTGTTATGGCATGCAAACGATGGCAGCGCAACTCGGCGGTAAAGTTGAAAATGCAAATACGCGTGAATTTGGATACGCTGAAATTAGAGCGCATAACCACTCACCTCTTCTAGAAAACATTCAAGATAAAACGAATCCAGAAGGTCACGGACTTCTTGATGTGTGGATGAGTCATGGCGATAAAGTCACAGAACTACCACCGCAATTTAAAGTGATTGCAAGTAATGCATCCACGCCAATTGCTGGCATGATGTATGAATCAAAAAAATTCTATGGGGTGCAATTCCATCCTGAAGTCACACACACTAAAAAAGGTTTTAACATTCTCAAACAATTTGTAAATAAAATTTGTGAATGTAAATCAAGCTGGACGATGCCTAATTATATTGAAACAGCAGTGAAACATATTCAAGACACTGTAAAAGATGATGAAGTGATATTGGGCTTATCAGGGGGTGTTGATTCGTCCGTTGCCGCAGCCCTCATTCATAAAGCGATTGGGAAAAAACTCACATGCGTATTTGTAGATAACGGTTTGCTTCGTCTAAATGAAGCCACACAAGTCATGAAAACATTTCATGATAACTTAGGCGTTAAGGTCATCCATGTGGATGCATCACATAAATTTTTGAACGATTTAAAAGGTGTAACGGATCCAGAACAAAAACGAAAAATTATCGGTCGTGAGTTCGTAGAAGTTTTTCAGAATGAAGCTAAAAAAATTCCAAAAGCGAAATGGTTAGCTCAAGGCACGATCTATCCTGATGTCATTGAATCAGCATCTGCTAAAACTAAAAAAGCACATACGATTAAGAGTCATCATAACGTCGGTGGTTTACCTGAAACGCTCAATTTAAAACTCTTAGAACCTTTGCGTGAACTTTTTAAAGATGAAGTACGTGAATTAGGCATTGCATTAGGCCTTCCTAAAACCATGGTCTATCGTCATCCTTTCCCCGGCCCTGGTTTAGGTGTGCGTATTTTAGGTGAAGTGAAATCAGAATTTGCAGACTTACTTCGTCGTGCTGATGCCATCTTTATAGAAGAACTTATCCATTCGGGTTGGTATGAAAAAACTTCTCAAGCCTTTGCGGTATTTTTACCGGTGAAATCAGTAGGTGTGATGGGGGATGGTAGAACGTATGAATATGTTGTGGCTCTGAGAGCCGTTGTCACATCAGACTTTATGACTGCCCACTGGGCAGAATTACCTTATGACCTTTTGGGTAAAGTATCCAATCGTATTATTAATGAGGTCCGAGGTATTAATCGCGTCGTCTATGATATTTCTGGCAAACCACCTGCAACGATTGAGTGGGAATAATTAATGAGTCGCGCATTTGTTAAAGAAAATGATTTGGAACATGCGGGGATTGATATTCCTGAGAGACCATTAAGTGATGAGCCTAACTATGTCACGCCTAATGGACTTAAACTTCTTAATACACAAATTGATGCGCTTGAAATTGAGCGTGAAGAATTAAAGAATAAAAAAGATGATCCTATCGCTAAACAAAAAATTGCCATCGTAGAGCGAGATATGCGTTATTATGCAGCGCGGATTGAGTCAGCCATTCTGACAGCTCCTTCAGAAGAAGATCATTCAATGGTATTGTTTGGTGCCAAAGTTACTGTGGAAGATGAAGAAGGCAAATTAAGTACTTACGAGATTGTGGGTGAAGATGAATCAGATATTCATCAAGGCAAGGTGAGTTATTTGTCCCCTCTTGCTGAAGCACTTATTGGTGCAAAATTGAATGATGAAGTGACTTGGGAAAAACCGATAGGTGACAGCTATCTCACGATACAAAAAATAGAATATTAATTTTAAGAAAAGGCAAAGTATGCAAGTTAAAGAAGCCATACAACAAAGAAGATCGATTAAGCATTTTGATACCAGTCACGTCATGACTGAAAAAGAAATTTATGAACTACTCTCTCATGCGATTTTATCCCCTACGGCTTTTAATATTCAAAACTGGAGATTTATCGTAGTGACCGATAAATCATTACGACAAAAAATTCGTGCAGTCAGCTGGGGCCAGGCACAAGTGGAAGAGGCTTCAATTTTGATTGTATTGGTGGCAGACCTTATGGCGTGGAATAAAGAACCAGGTCGTTATTGGAAAGATGCACCCAAACCTGTGCAAGATTATTTAGTACCTGCCATTCAACAATATTATGAAGGCAAACCAGAAGTGCAACGCGATGAAGCGATGCGATCTTGTGGAATGGCTGCGATGAATTTAATGCTTTACGCCAAATCAATGGGTTATGATACGTGCCCTATGGATGGCTTTGATTTTGATAAGGTGGGTGAATTACTAAATTTACCTTCCGATCACACGCCAGCGATGTTTGTATGTGTAGGAAAAGGTATTAAAGAAGCGATGCCACGAGGTGGACAATTGCCTCTCGATGAAGTTGTCATTCAGAATCAATTTAAATAAAAAAATTTTAAGGATCTATAAGCGTGCTTATAAGTAATAACATCACCATTCAGTTTGGTGCAAAACCCCTCTTTGAAAATGTCTCCGTTAAATTTGGGGATGGCAATCGCTATGGCTTAATCGGTGCCAATGGTTGTGGTAAATCCACTTTCATGAAAATTTTAGCAGGCGTATTAGACCCCACTTCAGGCAATGTCTCATTAGACAAAAATGAACGTATGTCATGGTTAAAACAAGATCAATTCGCTTATGAAGATCAGCGTGTACTAGATGTCGTGATGATGGGTCATGAAGAGATGTGGAAGGCGAACGAAGAAAAAAACGCCATCTATATGAATCCCGATGCGACTGAAGAAGATTACATGAAGGCTGCTGAATTAGAAGGCGTCTATGCTGAATTTGATGGTTACACGGCAGAAGCCCGAGCAGGTGAATTGTTAATTGGTGTGGGAATTCCCATCGAACAGCACCAAGGTCCAATGAGCCAGATCGCACCTGGTTTTAAATTGCGCGTGCTATTAACGCAAGCGATTTTTTCTAATCCAGATATTTTGTTACTCGACGAACCGACTAACAACTTAGATATTCATACGATCCAATGGCTAGAAGATACGCTAAATAATCGTAACTCTAGCATGATTATTATTTCTCATGATAGGCACTTCTTAAATCGAGTATGCACACACATGGCTGACATGGATTATGGCAAGCTCACAGTGTATCCAGGTAATTATGATAATTACATGGAAGCGTCCACTATGGCCCGCCAACAAAAACTGAAAGACAACGACAAGGCAAAAGAACAGATTGCCGAACTTCAAGAGTTCGTGCGACGTTTTTCTGCTAATGCATCAAAAGCGCGTCAAGCCACGAGTCGAGCAAAACAAATTGATAAAATTAAAGTAGAAGAATTTGTGCCATCCAGCCGTCAGTACCCTTATATTCGTTTTGATTATGACGATAAGGATAAGCTCCATCGCCAAGCGGTGGAAATTAAAAACCTGACTCACGGTTTTGATAGTGAGTTATTCAAAAATTTTAATTTGCTTGTCGAAGCAGGTGAACGCATTGCTGTCATCGGTGAAAATGGTATTGGTAAAACGACATTTCTCAGATGTTTAGTTAATGAATTAAAACCTAATCATGGTGAAATCAAGTGGGCTGAAAAAGCAAAGATTGGTTATTTCGCGCAAGATCATGCAACTGATTTTGAAAAAGATGTGACGCTCTTTGATTGGATGAAAGACTGTGCACAATCCGGTGAAGATGACCAAGCCATTCGCAGTATTTTAGGAAGACTTTTATTTTCAGGTGAAGATACTAAAAAATCGGTGAAGGTTTTATCAGGTGGAGAAAAAGGCCGTATGCTTTTTGGTAAACTCATGCTTGCAAAAACAAATGTGCTTCTGATGGATGAACCTACAAATCATATGGACATGGAGTCGATTGAGTCTCTTAATACAGCGCTCGATAAATACAAGGGTACTTTATTTTTTGTGAGTCACGACCGTGAATTTGTAAGTTCGATTGCAACGCGTATTATTGAAATCAAAAGTGATCATATTATTGACTTCTCTGGCAACTACGAAGACTACCTTGTCAGCCAGGGGCAAGCTACTTAATTTATTCTTTTGATGCGCGCTTACGTTCGTGTTCAAGCAAGAAACGTTTACGAATACGAATAGATTTCGGCGTAATTTCAACTAACTCATCATCCTCAATAAACTCTACTGCAGATTCTAAAGTGAGTTGTATGGGTGGCACTAATCGAACCGCTTCATCAGTACCTGATGCTCGCACGTTAGTGAGTTGTTTACCTTTAATAGGATTCACAATAAGGTCATTGTCTCTAGCATGGATACCGATCACCATGCCTTCGTATAATTTATCTCCCGGACTTGAATACATACGACCACGGTCTTGGAGTTTCCACAAGGCATAAGCCACAGCCTCACCGTGTTCGGCCGAAATCAATACACCGTTTCGACGTCCAGGCATATCAGGCTTCACAGGGGCATATTCATCAAACACGTGCGCCATCAATCCAGTACCTTTAGTCATGGTCATGAACTCACCTTGGAAACCAATAAGTCCGCGCGCTGGAATTTTATATTCTAAACGTGTGCGTCCGTTACCGTCAGACTCCATGTTTTGAACTTCGCCTCGACGACGACCGAGCTCTTCCATCACAGCACCTTGAGTGTCATCTTCTAAGTCAACGGTTAATACTTCGTAAGGCTCACATTTTTGACCATTGATTTCACGATAAACGACACGCGGTTTACCTACGGCCATTTCAAAACCTTCTCGACGCATATTTTCTAATAAGATTGTAAGGTGTAATTCACCACGACCTGACACTCGGAAAACATCAGCATCTTGGGTGTCTTCAACTTTGAGTGCTACGTTCACTAGCAATTCTTTTGTTAGACGATCTCGAATTTGTCGGCTCGTCACAAACTTACCTTCAGTGCCTGCAAGTGGTGAAGTGTTGACCATAAAGTCCATCGTCAATGTTGGTTCATCCACCGCCATAATAGGCAAGCCTACCGGATTATTCGTATCAGCAATCGTGACCCCAATACCAATTTCTTCGATACCAGAAATAATTACAATGTCGCCAGCCTCAGCTTCTTCCACTGGAATTCTATCTAAACCTTTAAAGCCTAAGACTTGATTGATACGGCCTTGAGATACTTGTTTATCTCCATGCATGACGACCACAGATTGGCCTGACTTTATCACACCGTTTTTAATTTTACCCACTCCTAAACGACCGGTATAAGTTGAATAATCGAGCGCCGAAATTTGAAGTTGCAGCGGCTTATCTCGACTGCCTTCTGGAGGAGCTACGTGCTTTAGCACAGTTTCAAATAAAGGTTTCATCGTGTCTGATTTTTGGTTCATATCAAGTGTTGCAAAACCATTTAATGCAGATGCATACACAATCGGAAAATCAAGCTGCTCATCAGTGGCACCTAAGTTCGCAAATAAATCGAATGTATGGTTAATCACCCAATCAGCTCGCGCACCTGGGCGGTCTACTTTATTGATTACTACAATAGGTTTTAAACCTAACGCTAATGCTTTTTTAGTCACAAAACGTGTTTGAGGCATAGGGCCTTCAACTGCGTCAACAAGTAATACCACGCCATCTACCATACCTAATACGCGCTCTACTTCGCCACCGAAGTCAGCATGTCCCGGGGTATCGACGATATTAATGTGCGTACCTTCAAAAGTAACCGCTGTATTTTTAGCTAGAATGGTGATGCCACGCTCTTTTTCAATATCGTTGGAATCCATCACACGTTCGGTCACTGCCTGATGCTGTGCGAAGGTGCCTGATTGCTGAAGAAGTTTATCGACGAGGGTGGTTTTGCCATGGTCCACGTGGGCGATGATGGCAATGTTTCTTAAATTGCGTGACATAAAAAGTGCTACCAAAATTGAATTGAGGCCGAATTCTAGCATATTATAGGCAAAATAAGCTTTGATATTCATGGATTTATCTATATACTGCGCACTCACATCAAGTAACACCTTGCGCGTTTAAATCTAGTGATTGGAAGTTTTGAATTTTTTAAAAGATTAAATGCACCTAACCCTTTTTTAAGGAGTACGACATTGTCTTTTGAATCATTAAAGCTCGACCCACAAATCCTTCGCGCTTTAGATAGCGTAGGTTATAAAACCCCCACCCCTATTCAAGCTAAATCCATCCCTGTCATTATGGAAGGTCATGATCTCATGGCATCCGCACAAACAGGCACTGGTAAAACTGCGGCATTTATTTTGCCTGCATTGAATTTATTAGCAACACCACATCCTGTGAAAGATCGTGGGCCACGTATTTTAGTACTCACACCTACGCGCGAATTGGCAGCACAAATTAATGAAGCCGCACGTAAGTACGGAACATTTATTAAAGCTAAAACAACTAGCATCGTAGGCGGCATGCCCTATCCGCTCCAAAATAAATTATTGTCACAACCTTTAGATATTTTAATCGCGACCCCTGGTCGACTTTTAGATCACATGGAACGCGGCCGTATTAATTTGTCTAGGTTACAAATGTTGGTATTAGATGAAGCTGATCGTATGCTTGATATGGGATTTATTCCTGATGTTAAAAAAATATGTGCAGCGATTAATACGAAACATCAAACCTTATTATTCTCAGCCACACTAGATGGTCAAATCAGTAAGATCGCGAAAGATCTATTACACAATCCAAAAACGATTGAGATTTCTCACTCCAAAGAAAAACACGAAAATATTACGCAGAATATGTATTTCGTGGATAACCTAAACCATAAAAATAAATTACTCGAACACTTGCTCATTCAACCCGGTGTTAAACATACAATTATCTTTACCTCAACTAAACGTCACGCAGATTTATTAGCCGATGAACTTTATAACGCAGGACACAAAACAGGGGCACTTCATGGTGACATGACGCAAGGCGCTCGTAATCGAACACTCACTAAATTTAGACATAACGATATCAGTGTGTTAGTGGCAACCGATGTTGCAGCGCGTGGTATTGACGTCGATGGCATTACACACGTTATTAATTATGATCTTCCTAAATTTGCAGAGGACTATGTGCATCGTATTGGTCGAACAGGCAGAGCCAAAAAAGAAGGCGTCGCGATTTCATTTGTGGCTCCGATGGATGGCAAAGCACTCCGTGATATTGAAAAATATACAGGTCACAAAATTGATATGCAAGTGATGGCAGGATTTGAACCTAAAGTTCAATCACGCGATCAATTAGGTGAAGAAAGAAAATCAAAATCTCGCGGTGGTAAACGAAGCTTCGGAGATAAGAAATCTTTTGGCGACAGAAAACCTTTTGGTGAAAAAAAATCATTTGGCGACAGAAGTTCTAGAGAACGAAAATCATTCGGAGATAAAAAATCTTTTGGTGATAAAAAACCATTTAGAAAAGAGTTTGGTTCGACGGATGCCCCTAAGCGCGATAGAGAACCTAGAGCGCCTAGAAGTCCTTTTGAGAAAAAAGCTACTGAAAAAAGATTATTTGGAAAGATGTCAGATACAAAACCTAGCTTTAATCGATCAGATTCTGATAAAAAAACTTTCGGTGAAAAAAAATCATTTAGTGACAGAAAACCAAGTGACAGAAAAGTAAGTGATCGAAAACCCGCCTATAAAAGCGAATCTGCTCCAAGAACTTTTGCTAAAAAGCCAACAACGATTAGAACATTTAGAGCCTCCGACTCAAAATCAGAGCCACCAAAACGTAAAGCGCGCGTTTAAAAAAATTACTGATTTCGCACGAAGTCAGCGATGGGATAAAGCGCATTCAAAAGCGCTTTTATTTTTTCCTCTTCCATCTTTAAATTAAGCATACCCTTCGTCATACAATAAATCCATTGATCACGCTCCTCTTCGCCTATCTTAAAGGGTAAGTGCCGACGTCTTAAAAATGGATGTCCATAACGCTCAATGTAAAGTTGTGGTCCACCCGTCCATCCACTTAAAAACATAAAAAGCTTTTCACGCGAAGACGTTAAATCTTCTGGATGCATAAGACGAATCGTTTTAGCTTTTTCATCACTATCCATCACATCGTAAAATGCTTCGACGATTTCGCGAATTTTGTGCGTAGCTTCTGGCTCACCACCTAATAAATCATATAGTGTTTGAGGAATTGACGCTGAAGGTTGAGACATTAAACAGATGTTTTAACGAGGGATGCTACTTTTTGAGCTCGCGCTCTAGCTTCACTCACATTATCAGCCGAGGCTAAAGCCACACCCATGCGTCGACGCTTAAATGAAGTGGGCTTACCAAAAAGTCTTAGATCAGATTCTGGAACAGTTAAGGCTTTATCAATATTTTCAAAATGAATACCATTGGCATCGTGATTGCCATATATAACAGCGCTTGCAGAAGGTCTTGATAAACTTGTATTTACAGGTAAGCCTAAAATGGCACGAGCGTGCAATTCAAATTCGTTCTGACTTTGGCTCACCATAGTCACCATACCCGTGTCATGCGGTCTTGGACTTACCTCTGAAAACCATACTTGGTCATCTTTAATAAAGAGCTCCACGCCGAATAACCCTAAGCCACCTAAAGCATCCGTAATTTTTTTAGCAATATCGCGTGCTTTTTTTAATGCGACTTCATGCATGGGTTGCGGTTGCCAACTCTCCACATAGTCCCCCTGCTCTTGTTTGTGTCCAATCGGCTCACAGAAATATGTTTCGATGTCACCCTTATCGTTTTTTGCTCTGACGGTCAGCAGCGTAATTTCATA
This genomic interval carries:
- a CDS encoding type II toxin-antitoxin system RatA family toxin, whose product is MPDVKKNVIVNHSVDLMFNLVDRIEDYPLFLPWCGGSEVLERNTEITKASIHIKYSGVNQSFTTQNTKHYPDRIDLKLIDGPFKVLEGYWIFHKINEEACSIEFHLHYEFANFILDKLISPIFGQIANTFVDGFVTQADKIYTK
- the guaA gene encoding glutamine-hydrolyzing GMP synthase, with amino-acid sequence MDKILILDFGSQYTQLIARRVREMHVYSELYSHDMNEEDIKAFNPKGIILSGGPNSVYESDTPIAPPIVFDLGVPVLGICYGMQTMAAQLGGKVENANTREFGYAEIRAHNHSPLLENIQDKTNPEGHGLLDVWMSHGDKVTELPPQFKVIASNASTPIAGMMYESKKFYGVQFHPEVTHTKKGFNILKQFVNKICECKSSWTMPNYIETAVKHIQDTVKDDEVILGLSGGVDSSVAAALIHKAIGKKLTCVFVDNGLLRLNEATQVMKTFHDNLGVKVIHVDASHKFLNDLKGVTDPEQKRKIIGREFVEVFQNEAKKIPKAKWLAQGTIYPDVIESASAKTKKAHTIKSHHNVGGLPETLNLKLLEPLRELFKDEVRELGIALGLPKTMVYRHPFPGPGLGVRILGEVKSEFADLLRRADAIFIEELIHSGWYEKTSQAFAVFLPVKSVGVMGDGRTYEYVVALRAVVTSDFMTAHWAELPYDLLGKVSNRIINEVRGINRVVYDISGKPPATIEWE
- a CDS encoding ABC-F family ATPase yields the protein MLISNNITIQFGAKPLFENVSVKFGDGNRYGLIGANGCGKSTFMKILAGVLDPTSGNVSLDKNERMSWLKQDQFAYEDQRVLDVVMMGHEEMWKANEEKNAIYMNPDATEEDYMKAAELEGVYAEFDGYTAEARAGELLIGVGIPIEQHQGPMSQIAPGFKLRVLLTQAIFSNPDILLLDEPTNNLDIHTIQWLEDTLNNRNSSMIIISHDRHFLNRVCTHMADMDYGKLTVYPGNYDNYMEASTMARQQKLKDNDKAKEQIAELQEFVRRFSANASKARQATSRAKQIDKIKVEEFVPSSRQYPYIRFDYDDKDKLHRQAVEIKNLTHGFDSELFKNFNLLVEAGERIAVIGENGIGKTTFLRCLVNELKPNHGEIKWAEKAKIGYFAQDHATDFEKDVTLFDWMKDCAQSGEDDQAIRSILGRLLFSGEDTKKSVKVLSGGEKGRMLFGKLMLAKTNVLLMDEPTNHMDMESIESLNTALDKYKGTLFFVSHDREFVSSIATRIIEIKSDHIIDFSGNYEDYLVSQGQAT
- the smpB gene encoding SsrA-binding protein SmpB encodes the protein MSIVQNKKAFHDYFIEAKYEAGIVLEGWEVKAIRDNRTNIKEAYVIIQRGEIYLIGCHITPMGAASTHIRPDAIRTRKLLLHSEEIAKLIGKVERSGYTLVPIDMHFKGGRIKIEIGLAKGKKQYDKRNAEKERDWERDKARIIRAANKK
- the typA gene encoding translational GTPase TypA, translating into MSRNLRNIAIIAHVDHGKTTLVDKLLQQSGTFAQHQAVTERVMDSNDIEKERGITILAKNTAVTFEGTHINIVDTPGHADFGGEVERVLGMVDGVVLLVDAVEGPMPQTRFVTKKALALGLKPIVVINKVDRPGARADWVINHTFDLFANLGATDEQLDFPIVYASALNGFATLDMNQKSDTMKPLFETVLKHVAPPEGSRDKPLQLQISALDYSTYTGRLGVGKIKNGVIKSGQSVVVMHGDKQVSQGRINQVLGFKGLDRIPVEEAEAGDIVIISGIEEIGIGVTIADTNNPVGLPIMAVDEPTLTMDFMVNTSPLAGTEGKFVTSRQIRDRLTKELLVNVALKVEDTQDADVFRVSGRGELHLTILLENMRREGFEMAVGKPRVVYREINGQKCEPYEVLTVDLEDDTQGAVMEELGRRRGEVQNMESDGNGRTRLEYKIPARGLIGFQGEFMTMTKGTGLMAHVFDEYAPVKPDMPGRRNGVLISAEHGEAVAYALWKLQDRGRMYSSPGDKLYEGMVIGIHARDNDLIVNPIKGKQLTNVRASGTDEAVRLVPPIQLTLESAVEFIEDDELVEITPKSIRIRKRFLLEHERKRASKE
- a CDS encoding nitroreductase family protein gives rise to the protein MQVKEAIQQRRSIKHFDTSHVMTEKEIYELLSHAILSPTAFNIQNWRFIVVTDKSLRQKIRAVSWGQAQVEEASILIVLVADLMAWNKEPGRYWKDAPKPVQDYLVPAIQQYYEGKPEVQRDEAMRSCGMAAMNLMLYAKSMGYDTCPMDGFDFDKVGELLNLPSDHTPAMFVCVGKGIKEAMPRGGQLPLDEVVIQNQFK
- a CDS encoding GreA/GreB family elongation factor, whose protein sequence is MSRAFVKENDLEHAGIDIPERPLSDEPNYVTPNGLKLLNTQIDALEIEREELKNKKDDPIAKQKIAIVERDMRYYAARIESAILTAPSEEDHSMVLFGAKVTVEDEEGKLSTYEIVGEDESDIHQGKVSYLSPLAEALIGAKLNDEVTWEKPIGDSYLTIQKIEY
- the guaB gene encoding IMP dehydrogenase, giving the protein MRLIQQALTFDDVLLVPAHSTVLPREVNLTTQLTRKIKLHIPIVSAAMDTVTESRLAIALAQEGGLGIIHKNMTPQEQAYQVSRVKRFESGVVNDPITIEPNMSVRDVMNLTALHKISGLPVIDGGKIVGIVTNRDLRFETNLDQPIKNIMTPRDRLVTVKEGESKEEVIRLLHHHRLERVLVIDKNDALKGLITVKDIQKSSDHPYACKDDKGRLCAGAAVGVGEGTGERVELLANAGVDVIVVDTAHGHAQGVIDRVTWVKKHFPHIEVIGGNIATADAAKALVDAGADGVKVGIGPGSICTTRIVAGVGIPQITAISNVAEALSKLNIPFIGDGGIRFSGDVAKAIAAGANSVMLGSMFAGTEEAPGEVELFQGRSYKSYRGMGSIGAMQKGSSDRYFQDSENNADKLVPEGIEGRVPYKGSVISVIHQLMGGLRASMGYVGARNIDEMRNKANFVQITSAGMRESHVHDVQITKEAPNYRVD
- a CDS encoding RnfH family protein; translation: MPNEILIEVAYALPKKQLIIPVKVKKGITAAEAIQLSGIVKKFPEIDLSVNQIGIFGKLTQLDHIMRERDRIEIYRPLIADPKEIRRQRAAEGKVMKKGGDSA